The Rubritalea squalenifaciens DSM 18772 DNA segment GCCCGCCCCCGCCACAATCGCCTTCCGCGAAAGCTTGGCCCCATGCATGAAGAACAGCAAGGCAATCGCCCCCTTGGTCAGAGCATCAAAATACCCCACCCACACGCCTCGCGCCGGCAACACACTCGCCACCAACACCACGACAAGCATGACGAAAGTAAAATTCCCAATGATCTGTCTCAGCCGCTGCATCCTTGCTAAAGCTTTCTAACCCCTAGCATACGCCCCCTTCCCCCCACGCCAAGCCTGATTGTCTCTTCAGGCGACTGGAACCTCAATGCCTGACCTGAAAAATCAACATGCCCACAATTGGTTTCAACTGGAGCACGCCCACCTCACTAGCAGAACCCAATGACCGTATCTGGCGAGTTCAATCAAGTTCTTCCAGCCTGTTCTTCAACCGGGACATCAGCTCCATGCTCTCGTGGAATACAGCCAGGATCAAGGGAGGCTCGTCCTCACGCACCAAATGAAACACCACATGCTTCTGGCATTTGGAAAATCTAACATCATCCCTGTGTTTGAAGAATGAACGCGTATGGAGATAACCTTCCGCAATTTCTTCAAAGTGTGTATCAAAAGCGGAAAGATACTTGTCAGCCTGATCCTCGTCCCATCTTTCCAGTGTGTAGAGAGCAATGCCCTCCAGATCCTGATCTGCAAGGTAGGTGAGTTCAAAAGAAGACATCTAGTCTCGCTTTTTTAATGCTGATTGGAAGATTTCCTTCGCTGAGGAGCGCCCTTTGAGACCCGATTTACCATGATGTTCAATACGCTTTTCCAAAAGCTCTTCCAGTTCAGCCAAAGCAGCCATTTCATCACTCTTGGCATCAGTCAACAAGTCGCCCAGCAAGAAGTCTTTCATCGTCATGCCACGCAACGCCGCCATGGCTTTGAGTTTCTTGTGCTCCTGTGGTGATACATCGATTGAAATACGGCTCATTATCTCTCCATTTCTTGCGGCACATTACCACAAACCCACATTTGTTCAATTCCCAAAATTCCTTGAGAAATCTGAACCCTTGACGGGGAAGTTTACACCCTCATCTAGACTCATCGTGATCCTTGCCAGGATAGTATCATGTGATACTATCACCACATGACACCACCGTTCACGATCACCAGTAAAATCCTCGGTCTCGTTTCCAGTATCGAGAGATTGATTGGTCGTGTGGAAAGCCTCGATCATCCCAGACCACAGCCCCAGTTACGCAAGTCAAACAGGGTACGCACACTCCAAGGAACTCTGGCTATCGAAGGCAATTCATTGGATCTGGAGCAGGTCACCGCCATCCTCGACGGAAAGCGGGTCATCGCTCCCAAGAACGACATCCGAGAGGTTCTCAATGCCAATACGGACTATGAGAACCTGACCAGCTACAGTCCGACTAACCAGAGACATCTCCTAAAATCCCACGGGATCATGATGAAAGGTCTCATCCCTGAAGCTGGCAAATGGAGGACGGGTAACGTGGGAGTGATGAAAGGCAACGTAGTCTCCCATATGGCTCCTCCAGCCGACAGGGTTCCCCACCTGATAGAGGATCTGTTCAAGTTCTTGAAGTCGGATACCCACCCGCTCATCAAGGGCTGTGTGTTCCACTACGAGTTCGAGTTTATCCACCCCTTCCAAGACGGTAACGGGAGACTGGGTAGATTCTGGCACACACTACTTCTGTATCACTACCACGAGGTCTTCGAATACATTCCGCTGGAATCCATCATCAAGAAACACCAGAAGCGTTACTACAAGGTTCTGGAGCAATGCGACCACGCTGGGGAATCCACCCTCTTCATCGAGTTCGCACTGGAGATGATCATGGAGTCACTGGAGGATTTCATGGAGGTATTCAGACCGAAGCATGCCACCCCAGAAGACAGACTGGAAACTGCCAGAAAACACTTCGGTGAAGCATCGTTTTCGAGAAAAGACTACATGACTCTTCACAAGACCATATCCCCCGCTACAGCGAGCAGAGACTTGAAGGCGGGTGTGGACATGGAATTGCTGGCTAAGAGCGGTGACAAGGCTCTCACGCTCTATCAGTTCAATTCCTAATGTTTTAGCCTGCTCCCTGCACCCACCCGGTGACCAACATAGAATGGTGACTGAGTCGGCACACTTGAGTTAGAGACAATGGCTTCAGTCATAGAGCACTGATAGCTTCCACATAGCTCGGATGACTCGCTAGGCTTACTGGTCTTTGAGGTCCGCTTGGCTGAAAGATGCTTGGGATAGAGGATCTGGTTGTGCCGGGACAGCACATGGTGAATGAGGTGGTGGCCTTGTGTTGCCTGGTCGGGAGATAGTCAGCATGGGAAATATCGCCAAGCGCTAAGAAGCTCGGGGAGTTCATGGGCAGATCAGGATCAGGGTGCACGATCAAAGACGGAGAAAGGATCCTGACTCACCATGCAAGCCCCCAGCTTAAACGTATGCATCCATCGAACAAGAAGGTCTTCCTGCATCATTCACAAACTTGGCATGCTTCTTGTTAGGCTCGCTATGGTTGAGTCGTGCTAACCGCATGACCCAAGCGGAGCGAGGATAAAAGCTACCTGAACTTCGTTGTCTGAAATAGGTTGGCACGCCCAACGCTATTGGTTGGCGCGTGGGTTCATTTCTAGTTTAGCAACTTTAACCTAACCTCCAACACTTCTTTCTCATTTAAAATCTGAGAGTCCTTAGAGAAGCTACAACAAATCACTCCTAACAAGTTCGGCCTATTTTTCTTACACCATCCTATCCATTGAGAATAATCCCAATTAACCGTACTCAGATCACCACAGGTTGTTTTATCTAGAGCATTTGATTCGTTGATATGATTCAGAAAATAAGCAGGTAATCTTACATCATAATAGTATACATAAATCCACAACCCTTCGGGCCAGATGTATGTACCATCCGTGATTTCAGCACACCCCATAAAAGCTCCACCTTGTGCGGGATTAATCCTGTTAATCGCATAGCCTAATTGAAAATTCACCTTATTGCCTTTTAGTAAATATTTAGCAATCTGTTCTTTTTCATTTTGAGTGTACTCACCTCGCAAATACTTAGGATTGATATAACCAGCTGGTGCACCATACCCACTCCAATACCCAAGCCCCTTTAACATCTTTAAAGTCTCTACTTAACAAATAAACTAGTCAAATATCCATATAATCCATTTTGAGGACGAAATGTTTTCCAGCCTTGATAACGTCACCTGTATCTCGGCATATGTGTTATCACACAGCCGTTCTTTAACTACATAACGTACTGTCATATTATATCTCTATCTATTTATTATACAGCTTACCTGAAGCTGGGTTCTGTAACACACAGTTAATCTATGATACTACGGCATTCGCATCAACATTGTCCGAACTCTTTTAATGAGCTTCTCATCACTACAGCACTGGGAAATACACAGCCCGCCTAACGAGTTTGTCTGTTCAGTAATTACCTTGAAAATATTATATGGAAATTTTTCCACACATACTTTAGCTATATCCTCTTGTCCATTTAAGGCATCCAAAAGCTCAGTCTTCTGCCCATAAGCAGACCAGTTTACTGAGACAGCTTCTACATATCGAAGCCAGTTTTCATCGCCACCATAGTATCGCTCTAAACCATTTTCCATTTTATATTAAAATACGATAACATTTGTTCCGCCTTGATCTCTTGCTGAAGGTGCTCTGATTCCATCATATCCACTCGCTCTTGCCCAGTTTCCAATTTCCTGTGTCTTTATATAGGAATCACCTGTTATATCAGAGTTACTAACACCTAACCGACTACGTACTGAAGGGTTTGTAAGGTCTAAGGCATTATTCAATCTTATTCTAGCCGTTACAACTACACGACCTTCAAGAGCTCCTGGATAATGAGAAATCTCGGCTAAAGCAGTTTGTTGAGATGTGCCCGCATAAACAGAACCTGTTCCAGGACCGCTGTATCGGTGATCAGCCGCAACATTCCCATCATGCTTTTGCCATGTTGTCACCTCTCTACCTGGGTAGTCCGCCTGTGGAGAGGAGGTGGTGGAGCCGTTCGCATCATAGCTGTGGTGGCTCAGCAGGTCGTTGTTCGTGTAGCTGAAGCTCTGGTCAGGCCGAAGCTCCAGCAGGCTGGTGGTGGATGCCGTACGGGTGGTACGGTTACCCACTGTATCCAGCACGTAGTCGATGGAGCCATTACGCCCGTCCAGCGAGCCAGCGATACTCTCCTGCTTGAGGCGGTAGAGTTTGTCGAAGACGTGATCAACTCATATCAGTTGATCCCTTCTAACATCCAAACTAGGCTTGGTAGCCACATCGTTCGGACTAGTCGCATCGATACCTAGTTCATTATTCATTTGGTTGACGGGGACAAGCAGCACGAGGAGGGCTAGCTGTTTCGGTGTTCAGTCAGAAGTAGGCGAACTTTCCAGTGCAGAGAGATATCAGGCATGTGCGAAGCAACAGGCGGCAAAGGAGACAGGTAGCGTGAAGTCACGTTCGCGGGTTGGTTGTCTGGAATGTCTCACTGGGGCGGCGGCTAGAAAATCACTAGGTTCATCGCCGAATGCCATTCTCCCTTAGATTACCGGAGGAGGCAATCTACTTACCGCATGACCCGAGCGGAGAGAGGATAAAAGCTATCTGGACTTCGTTCTTTGAAATAGGTTGGCACGACCAACGCTATTGGTTGGCGCGTGGGTTCATTTACTATTGATAATACTCCGTTGTCATTTTCCAATCTAACATGGATCCGCTTTCATATGGGATTGTAAATTTATCCACTAGGCACATGAGCACCTTTCTCCTCATCTCAAATTCAACTCCATCAAAGTATAAAACCACTTCATTTTTATCCCAACTCAAAAATAT contains these protein-coding regions:
- a CDS encoding Fic family protein; this encodes MTPPFTITSKILGLVSSIERLIGRVESLDHPRPQPQLRKSNRVRTLQGTLAIEGNSLDLEQVTAILDGKRVIAPKNDIREVLNANTDYENLTSYSPTNQRHLLKSHGIMMKGLIPEAGKWRTGNVGVMKGNVVSHMAPPADRVPHLIEDLFKFLKSDTHPLIKGCVFHYEFEFIHPFQDGNGRLGRFWHTLLLYHYHEVFEYIPLESIIKKHQKRYYKVLEQCDHAGESTLFIEFALEMIMESLEDFMEVFRPKHATPEDRLETARKHFGEASFSRKDYMTLHKTISPATASRDLKAGVDMELLAKSGDKALTLYQFNS
- a CDS encoding type II toxin-antitoxin system RelE/ParE family toxin, with protein sequence MSSFELTYLADQDLEGIALYTLERWDEDQADKYLSAFDTHFEEIAEGYLHTRSFFKHRDDVRFSKCQKHVVFHLVREDEPPLILAVFHESMELMSRLKNRLEELD
- a CDS encoding RES family NAD+ phosphorylase, whose protein sequence is MTTWQKHDGNVAADHRYSGPGTGSVYAGTSQQTALAEISHYPGALEGRVVVTARIRLNNALDLTNPSVRSRLGVSNSDITGDSYIKTQEIGNWARASGYDGIRAPSARDQGGTNVIVF
- a CDS encoding antitoxin, translated to MSRISIDVSPQEHKKLKAMAALRGMTMKDFLLGDLLTDAKSDEMAALAELEELLEKRIEHHGKSGLKGRSSAKEIFQSALKKRD